In a single window of the Jaculus jaculus isolate mJacJac1 chromosome 9, mJacJac1.mat.Y.cur, whole genome shotgun sequence genome:
- the Dynlt1 gene encoding dynein light chain Tctex-type 1: MEDYQAAEETSFVVDEVSNIVKEAIESAIGGNAYQHSKVNQWTTNVVEQTLSQLTKLGKPFKYIVTCVIMQKNGAGLHTASSCFWDSSTDGSCTVRWENKTMYCIVSAFGLSI, translated from the exons ATGGAAGACTACCAGGCAGCGGAGGAG acttcttttgttgttgatgaaGTAAGCAACATTGTAAAGGAG GCTATTGAAAGTGCCATCGGCGGCAACGCTTACCAGCACAGCAAAGTCAACCAGTGGACCACAAATGTCGTAGAACAGACTTTGAGCCAACTCACCAAGCTGGGGAAGCCATTCAAGTACATTG TGACCTGTGTAATTATGCAGAAGAATGGGGCTGGATTACACACTGCAAGTTCCTGCTTCTGGGACAGCTCTACCGATG GGAGCTGCACGGTGCGTTGGGAGAACAAGACCATGTACTGCATCGTCAGCGCCTTCGGGCTGTCCATCTGA